A genome region from Camelina sativa cultivar DH55 chromosome 10, Cs, whole genome shotgun sequence includes the following:
- the LOC104719706 gene encoding plant cysteine oxidase 2-like, which produces MGTGTVVSGRVRKDLSRTNPNGNIPPESRSNSRKKKIQRRSKRTLISPVQKLVDTCKKVFANAKSGTVPSQDNIQMLRAVLDEIKPEDVGVSPKMPYFRSKVTGRSPLVTYLHIYASHSFSIGIFCLPSSGVIPLHNHPEMTVFSKLLFGTMHIKSYDWVADSPQPSLDTRLAKVKVDLDFTAPCDTSILYPADGGNMHCFTAKTACAVLDVLGPPYSDPAGRHCTYYFDLPFSSFSVDGVAVAEEEKEGYEWLKEREEEPEDLTVTAMMYSGPTIKE; this is translated from the exons atgggAACTGGTACAGTTGTGTCTGGACGAGTAAGGAAAGATCTCTCAAGAACGAATCCAAATGGGAATATTCCTCCTGAGAGTCGTTCTAATTCacgtaagaagaagatccaacGACGGAGCAAGAGAACCCTAATCTCTCCGGTTCAGAAACTTGTCGATACTTGTAAGAAAGTTTTCGCTAATGCCAAATCTGGAACCGTCCCTTCTCAAGATAACATTCAGATGCTTCGAGCCGTTTTGG ATGAAATCAAGCCTGAGGATGTTGGTGTCAGTCCTAAGATGCCGTATTTTCGATCTAAAGTGACTGGTCGATCTCCGTTAGTGACGTATCTTCACATCTATGCATCTCATAGTTTCTCG ATTGGCATTTTCTGTTTACCATCATCTGGTGTAATCCCTCTTCACAATCACCCGGAGATGACTGTTTTTAGTAAGCTCTTGTTTGGTACAATGCACATCAAATCCTATGATTGGGTTGCTGATTCTCCCC AGCCGAGTTTGGATACTCGTTTGGCGAAAGTGAAAGTTGATTTGGATTTTACTGCACCTTGTGACACTTCGATACTCTATCCAGCGGATGGAGGTAATATGCATTGCTTCACCGCGAAAACAGCTTGCGCGGTTCTTGATGTTCTTGGTCCTCCTTACTCTGATCCCGCAGGACGTCATTGTACTTACTATTTCGATCTTCCTTTCTCCAGTTTCTCAG TTGATGGAGTCGCCGTTGcggaagaggagaaagaaggtTATGAGTGGTTGAAGGAGAGGGAAGAAGAGCCAGAGGATTTGACGGTTACAGCGATGATGTATAGTGGACCAACCATCAAAGAGTGa